A section of the Styela clava chromosome 9, kaStyClav1.hap1.2, whole genome shotgun sequence genome encodes:
- the LOC120340191 gene encoding uncharacterized protein LOC120340191, which yields MSNFYGNVEPPEETNENVYEEYINHAGSSVATGQDNRQTINIDNACKKNPERKNRKISCCNIAITTVLILTFGLAACGMIFVVQNNNRVEKLMKELELQIENLTTKVMRINHRDLETTMVTMENRMREIETDTNLIRISNGGLEVKIENLTTQVMRTNPEDISSFDEMVSSVNVSIRALLKKTMNQIERLATVRLVGNSSPQKGRVEVLRNGIWGTICDDNWSQLDANVVCHMLGFGDALSYPGNAHFGQGNSKIWLDEVKCNGRENNIALCQHGGWGIHDCTHSEDASVICDYVP from the exons ATGTCGAATTTTTACGGTAACGTCGAACCACCAGAGGAGACAAACGAAAACGTTTATGAGGAGTATATAAATCACGCCGGGTCATCTGTGGCCACGGGACAAGATAACAGACAGACTATTAATATAG ACAATGCTTGCAAGAAAAATCCGGAAAGGAAGAATCGAAAAATTAGTTGCTGTAACATCGCCATAACTACAGTTCTCATCTTAACGTTTGGACTAGCAGCATGCGGAATGATTTTTGTCGTGCAG AATAATAATAGAGTCGAAAAGCTGATGAAAG AGTTGGAATTGCAAATTGAAAATCTTACGACCAAAGTGATGCGCATCAATCACAGAG ACTTGGAGACGACAATGGTAACAATGGAGAATCGTATGAGAGAGATTGAAACTGACACCAACTTAATCCGCATCAGCAATGGAG GGTTGGAAGTGAAAATTGAGAATCTTACGACCCAAGTGATGCGCACCAATCCCGAAG atatttctTCTTTCGATGAGATGGTCTCTTCTGTAAATGTTTCTATCCGCGCCTTGttgaaaaaaactatgaatCAGATAGAAAGATTAG CAACTGTGCGTTTGGTGGGAAACAGCTCTCCTCAAAAAGGCCGTGTTGAAGTTCTTCGCAACGGTATATGGGGAACGATCTGTGATGATAATTGGAGTCAGCTGGACGCAAACGTAGTCTGTCACATGCTCGGTTTTGGTGACGCATTGAGCTACCCGGGTAACGCTCATTTTGGACAAGGAAATAGCAAAATATGGCTGGATGAAGTAAAATGCAATGGACGTGAAAACAACATTGCTCTTTGCCAACATGGAGGTTGGGGCATTCACGATTGTACTCATAGCGAAGATGCTTCCGTTATCTGCGATTATGTACCGTAA